From the Microplitis mediator isolate UGA2020A chromosome 6, iyMicMedi2.1, whole genome shotgun sequence genome, one window contains:
- the LOC130669690 gene encoding LHFPL tetraspan subfamily member 2 protein isoform X1: MCYVIVTGRSLLWSLLSLVALMAVFSALITPKWIVGPPKTKDTQNGTELYTPTAGIFNRCTMLFGRVHCANFNIDGLATDSNVFPGCWKASLFFLALGLSVMALTVFAAVIGCCVQSIGRKSIFNLAGVAQAIAGIFYLMGMILYPAGWGAERVRRICGHDASPFYLCDCSLGWAFYSAAIGVALTFVCAVLSAQAEKSTASDKVQDKMNEGKTLICLA, translated from the exons ATGTGCTATGTGATTGTTACCGGCCGCAGTCTTCTGTGGTCTTTGCTGTCTCTTGTTGCTTTGATGGCCGTATTTTCGGCTCTCATTACTCCCAAGTGGATTGTTGGACCTCCGAAGACTAAAGATACTC AAAATGGCACTGAACTGTACACACCGACAGCGGGGATTTTCAACCGGTGTACGATGCTCTTTGGTAGAGTCCACTGTGCTAATTTCAACATCGATGGTCTTGCAACAGATTCAAATGTCTTTCCAGGCTGCTGGAAAGCTTCACTATTTTTCCTTGCTCTAGGACTATCAGTAATGGCACTTACAGTATTTGCGGCTGTGATAGGGTGCTGTGTCCAGAGTATTGGTcgcaaaagtatttttaatctcGCTGGAGTAGCACAAGCTATTGCTg gaaTTTTCTACTTGATGGGTATGATTTTGTACCCCGCTGGCTGGGGTGCAGAGAGAGTTAGACGTATTTGTGGTCATGATGCTTCACCTTTTTATCTGTGTGATTGTAGCttag GTTGGGCATTTTATAGCGCAGCAATCGGAGTCGCTTTGACATTTGTTTGTGCAGTACTAAGTGCGCAAGCTGAAAAATCAACAGCCAGTGACAAGGTCCAGGATAAGATGAATGAAGGCAAGACATTAATTTGTCTCGCGTAA
- the LOC130669690 gene encoding LHFPL tetraspan subfamily member 2a protein isoform X2 → MCYVIVTGRSLLWSLLSLVALMAVFSALITPKWIVGPPKTKDTQNGTELYTPTAGIFNRCTMLFGRVHCANFNIDGLATDSNVFPGCWKASLFFLALGLSVMALTVFAAVIGCCVQSIGRKSIFNLAGVAQAIAGIFYLMGMILYPAGWGAERVRRICGHDASPFYLCDCSLAQQSESL, encoded by the exons ATGTGCTATGTGATTGTTACCGGCCGCAGTCTTCTGTGGTCTTTGCTGTCTCTTGTTGCTTTGATGGCCGTATTTTCGGCTCTCATTACTCCCAAGTGGATTGTTGGACCTCCGAAGACTAAAGATACTC AAAATGGCACTGAACTGTACACACCGACAGCGGGGATTTTCAACCGGTGTACGATGCTCTTTGGTAGAGTCCACTGTGCTAATTTCAACATCGATGGTCTTGCAACAGATTCAAATGTCTTTCCAGGCTGCTGGAAAGCTTCACTATTTTTCCTTGCTCTAGGACTATCAGTAATGGCACTTACAGTATTTGCGGCTGTGATAGGGTGCTGTGTCCAGAGTATTGGTcgcaaaagtatttttaatctcGCTGGAGTAGCACAAGCTATTGCTg gaaTTTTCTACTTGATGGGTATGATTTTGTACCCCGCTGGCTGGGGTGCAGAGAGAGTTAGACGTATTTGTGGTCATGATGCTTCACCTTTTTATCTGTGTGATTGTAGCttag CGCAGCAATCGGAGTCGCTTTGA
- the LOC130669689 gene encoding ATPase WRNIP1-like, giving the protein MESEVECPICSKKFPQSIIETHASKCLFLNESTSEPQAFLKRPRIDNQSKAKSPNVVKKLKKNVNTNLSQTQIFLSSSTTEKRSVENVVDDLPIPETEEINVTTKPAKKENNVPLAERMRPTSLTDYVGQSHILGGQSMLLQLLNKGEIPNIILWGPPGCGKTSLANVISNICKKDPTGKTRYVKLSAAMCGVAEVKEATTIAGNDLKFGRRTVIFMDEIHRFNKLQQDIFLPHVESGRITLIGATTENPSFSLNSALLSRCRVIVLEKLTVKNLLNILNRAVESMKGVIFKDAIDVNSLPEVPRFLIDEKTIEFLADTCDGDARIALGGLELAIQSIVPSEKDFLVKGPGLITLEDIQESLKKTHMLYDKKGDQHYDMISALHKSVRASDENAALYWLTRMLSGGEDPVYIARRLVRMSSEDIGLKDPKALGIAVHTMHACKMMGMPECDVLLAQCAIYLARAPKSRLMEDALRAAQRVVADHKGPQPSVPLHLRNAPTKLMGELGYGKGYNMKHHEDSGLSYLPQGLEDVDFFNGEDPMEAE; this is encoded by the exons atggagAGTGAAGTCGAGTGTCcgatttgttcaaaaaaatttccgcaATCAATTATTGAAACTCATGCTTCCaagtgtttatttttaaatgaatcgaCTTCAGAACCACAGGCGTTTCTTAAAAGACCGCGAATTGATAATCAATCCAAGGCCAAGAGCCCCAatgttgttaaaaaattaaaaaaaaatgtaaatactaatttaagtcaaacgcaaatttttttgtcgtcaTCGACTACTGAAAAACGTAGCGTTGAAAATGTTGTTGATGATCTTCCCATTCCTGAGACTGAg gaaATTAATGTTACCACAAAACCTGCGAAAAAGGAAAATAATGTACCTCTGGCTGAAAGAATGAGACCGACATCTCTGACAGATTATGTTGGACAATCTCACATTCTTGGAGGACAAAGTATGTTATtgcaattattaaataaaggaGAGATTCCTAATATTATTCTTTGGGGACCACCGGGATGTGGTAAA ACTTCACTAGCAAATGTAAtatcaaatatatgtaaaaaagaTCCTACTGGAAAAACACGTTATGTTAAACTATCAGCCGCAATGTGTGGAGTAGCTGAAGTTAAAGAAGCAACAACAATTGCCggtaatgatttaaaatttggcCGCCGTACTGTTATATTTATGGACGAAATCCATaggtttaataaattacagcaGGATATATTTTTACCCCACGTTGAGTCTGGAAGAATAACATTAATTGGAGCGACAACTGAAAATCCGTCATTTAGTTTGAACTCAGCGTTGCTCAGCCGCTGCCGCGTAATTGTTCTAGAAAAattaacagtaaaaaatttgttaaatattttaaatcgcGCGGTAGAATCAATGAAAGGCGTAATATTCAAAGACGCTATTGACGTTAATAGTTTGCCGGAAGTACCGCGATTTTTGATAGACGAAAAGACGATTGAATTTTTGGCAGATACTTGTGACGGAGATGCGCGTATAGCTCTAGGCGGTTTGGAGTTGGCTATTCAATCGATAGTGCCCAGTGAAAAAGACTTTCTGGTAAAAGGTCCTGGTCTGATAACGCTCGAGGACATCCAGGAGAGTTTGAAAAAGACTCACATGTTGTATGACAAGAAAGGAGACCAGCACTATGACATGATTTCGGCATTACATAAATCTGTGCGTGCTAGCGATGAAAACGCTGCGTTATACTGGCTGACGAGGATGCTGTCTGGTGGAGAAGATCCTGTCTACATTGCTCGTAGATTAGTACGAATGTCTTCTGAGGACATTGGTCTCAAGGATCCTAAAGCTCTAGGTATTGCTGTACATACTATGCATGCTTGTAAAATGATGGGAATGCCTGAGTGCGATGTCTTACTCGCTCAATGCGCTATATATTTAGCAAGAGCTCCTAAATCACGATTAATGGAGGATGCTCTTAGAGCAGCGCAGCGAGTTGTTGCTGATCATAAAGGTCCGCAGCCTAGTGTACCTTTACATCTAAGAAATGCTCCAACAAAACTTATGGGAGAgcttg gaTATGGAAAAGGTTACAATATGAAACATCATGAAGATTCCGGCTTGAGTTATTTACCACAAGGTTTAGAGgatgttgatttttttaatggcgAAGATCCAATGGAGGCTgagtaa
- the LOC130670605 gene encoding 39S ribosomal protein L14, mitochondrial translates to MALRGLTFTRNIHMTAVNNEIRKLTRLRVVDNSEIGKRAMLEGKPPKCIHIYNKKGVGFIGDRVLVAIRGEMKKGILVGLRQIQNPKVPKFDSNNIVLIDDNGTPLGTRIHVPIPHILRTILKQKTHSKGADYTKLIAIASRFV, encoded by the exons ATGGCATTACGTGGGTTGACATTTACCCGTAATATTCATATGACAGcagtaaataatgaaatacgTAAATTAACACGATTAAGAGTTGTAGACAACAGTGAAATCGGTAAGAGAGCTATGCTTGAAGGTAAACCACCaaaatgtatacatatttacaataaaaaaggCGTTGGATTTATAG GTGATCGTGTCTTGGTAGCAATTAGAGGTGAAATGAAGAAAGGAATTCTAGTTGGATTGAGACAGATacaaaatccaaaagtgcctAAATTTGATAGTAATAACATAGTGTTGATTGATGATAATGGAACCCCACTTGGTACACGCATTCATGTACCAATACCACATATTTTAAGAACAATTCTTAAACAAAAAACTCATTCGAAAGGAGCTGACTACACTAAATTAATAGCCATTGCATCGCGATTTGTGTAG